DNA sequence from the Bacteroidales bacterium genome:
AACTTTAAACCTGAAACCTGAAACCATTAACCAGCGAAGCAAAGCAAAGCCTGACCGTAAGCGAAGTGGGGTTCCGTATGGGCAACCCCAAGCTCTAAACCTGAAACCTGAAACCTTGAACCCTTCCTCTTCCCCCACCGCCCCATACAAACTCTATAACATTGGTAACTCCTCTCCTGTCCAGCTTTTAGCCTTTATCAAAGTAATAGAAAAAGCCATTGGCAAAAAAGCAAAAATGAATATGATGGATATGCAACCTGGCGATGTGCCAAAAACTCATTCATATGTTGCAGACTTAATTAATGACCTCGGATATAAACCTGATACTACTATTGATTATGGGGTGGATAGCTTTGTTGATTGGTATAAAGGTTATTATAAATTGTTTTAGAAAATGTTAATTTTGTTTTATCTAAAAATTGTCTTTATAAAAGGAACGGTTCAAACATCTTAAATATCAAAAAAAGAAATAATAGCAATAATACTAGCAAGAGGTGGCTCTAAAGGAATCCCCCAAAAAAACATTATTGACATTTTAGGAAAACCATTGGTTTGATGGACAATTGAGCAGGCCATAAATACAGAAGAAATCAGTAATACCTACGTTTCTACTGACAACAAAGAAATATCAAATATAGTATAACAATATGGAGCTAAGGTAATCTGGAGACCAGAGGAAATAAGCGGAGATACCGCAAACTCTGAGACTACAATCTTGCATGTTCTTGACACATTAAAAAATGAGAATAAAAGAGACACCGATTTAGTTGTTTTTTTACAGGCGACATCTCCATTAAGAAAAAGTAAAGATATTCATAATGCAATTCAAAAACTTATTACTGATAAAGCAGATTCTTTAATTAGCGGTTCTGAGTTTGAAGATTTTTAGTTTTGGGAAAAAAGAGAAGGTAAATGGCAAAGTGTAAATTTTGATTCTAATAATTGAGGGATAAGACAAAACAGAAATTCACAATTTGTTGAAAATGGCTCAATTTATATTTTTAAACCTGAAATAATAAGAAAATATAACAATAGAATTGGTGGTAAATTATCTTTATATGAAATGGAATTTTGGCAAACCTTGGAAATTGATACTGTAGAAGATATTGAACTGATTGAACACTGCATTAATAAAAAATTTAATAGGTGGATTCATTCAATATTTGAGGAACTCCATTGCAAAACAGAATTCGTAGAAAAACAACAACGAACTACGAACAAAGAATAAAATAACTATGTAAAAAAAGCACTCCACTATACAGTCGCTTCGCTCCTTATGGGGCAGGCAAGACGGTTCCTACTTTATCCTGTATAATAAATTATCTTTAAAATAATCTGATACTTGATTATAATTTTTATTACACGGGGTAAACAGAACTTCTCCTCCAAAAAAGGCTACGAAGACCACGGAATAATCCGTAGAGCCTCAACATTCAATATAAAACGGATCGACCATCTCTACAAATATCCTCATAACAAGAATATCAATATGTTCCTTTATTGAAATGTGATAAATTTAAGTAATGTAAATTAACCTATACTAAAAGAAGAAAATATGAGAGCAATAATTTTAGCTGCTGGTAGAGGAAATAGAATGATACCTCTTACCAATGAAAAACCAAAGTGTTTACTTAAAATTAATGGTAAGACAATCTTAAAGAGACTTATTTATCAATTGTATAATTTTAAAGTTGATAATATAACCGTCGTAGTGGGTTATAGAAAAAATCAAGTAACTAAGGAAATTAAAAATATTTGCAGTAAAGAAATTACAATTATTGAAAACAGTAAATATTATGAAGATATTAATATTTTATCTTTAGAACTGGCTTTGAAAAAAGATTTAAGTCCTTTTTATTTATTTGAAGCAGATTGTATTTTTGAAGACAAATGTTTTAGTTTAATTTTTAATAGTATTTATAAAAATAAATCTGTATGGTTTTCTAAAGGATTATTTAATAAAAATCAAAATGGCGGTATAATTAAGTCAAATACTATTAGTGAAATCGTGGATATCAAGATAGTTAATAGATACATTTCTGATTATAAAAATTATAAGAAAATGATAGGAGTTCTAAAAGTCGGTGAAAATGAAATAGAAAAATATTCTAATTTTCTTTTAAAAGCTTGTGAAGAAAACATAAATCAGTATTATCATATTCCTTGGATTGACCATATTGCCGAATTAAAAAGTTATATATGTGATTTCGGAGATAAAAAAGTTATATCTATTAATACTATTCAAGATTACTACAAAGCACAGGAGATGTTTAAATATGAAGTTGGTTAAAGTAGCTCTGTTAAAACATATTGAAGGGTTTAGCAAAAATAGAGTTGAAAACATGAAAAAAAAAATGTTTCGAAGTTGTATTTGGGAAAAACCAATCTGTATTGAAAAAAATCATTACCTAGTCTTAGATGGGCAACATAGATTTGAAGTAGCCTTAAAAATAGGCTTAAAGTATATTCCTTGTGAATTATTCGATTACAATGATGATGAAGTTGTAACTTGGAGTCTACGAAAGGAATATATTGTTTCGAAAAAAATGGTAATTGAACGAGCATTGAACGGAAATATTTATCCCTATAAAACAGCAAAACATAAATTTTCACGGAAAATAGAAAAATGTAATATCTCATTAAATGAATTAGAAAAATACAATAAATATATAGATGATATTATTGAGTATGATTTTATATAGGAGATTTTTATGAGAACAATTATTCTTGCAGCTGGTCAGGGATTCAAACTTGATGGCTGTATAAAACTATTGATTAGAGACCCCAAAAGCGGAGAAAGGATTATTGATCATTATCTTCGCATATTTAATGACACAAAAATAACAGTTGTTGTTGGATATAAGGCAATTGAAATAATTCAGAGATACCCAAATCTTCATTATATATATAACTCCGATTGGAATATTACTAATAATAGTTATAGCCTTGGTTTAGCCTTAAATGAAGAGCCATCTATCATTATTTCTTCTGATTTTATAATTCATGAGGATCTTATAACCGCTATGAATAATTTTAAACCGAATTGTATTTTAACTGAAAACCGTGATAATAGACAATTAAATTCTTTAAATTGTGATGTTTTAGTTGATAGTAAAATAGAAGAAATTTATCAAGGACCTCTTCGGAATAATAAAGATCCTGAAGCAATCGGTATTTACAAAATTAGCGATAAGAAATTATTACGCATATGGAAAAAAAATTGCCTGACCCATGGCAATCTTTTTGCAGGCCAAAATCTAAATTTTGATATTTCTCCAATATATTCTTTTGATATGGGTTCATATAATTTCCATGAAATAAATACTGTGTTAGATTATTTGAATTTAATAAAAAAACAAGGGTTATAAGAATGATTATTAGATCAATCACAGGTGGGTTTAATTTTAATAATCAGGATAAATCTTATATTGAAAATAAAATCATAAGATTTTTCGATTCTTCTAATAATCATTTTAGGAACAATGATATTAA
Encoded proteins:
- a CDS encoding ParB N-terminal domain-containing protein; the protein is MKLVKVALLKHIEGFSKNRVENMKKKMFRSCIWEKPICIEKNHYLVLDGQHRFEVALKIGLKYIPCELFDYNDDEVVTWSLRKEYIVSKKMVIERALNGNIYPYKTAKHKFSRKIEKCNISLNELEKYNKYIDDIIEYDFI
- a CDS encoding NTP transferase domain-containing protein, which gives rise to MRAIILAAGRGNRMIPLTNEKPKCLLKINGKTILKRLIYQLYNFKVDNITVVVGYRKNQVTKEIKNICSKEITIIENSKYYEDINILSLELALKKDLSPFYLFEADCIFEDKCFSLIFNSIYKNKSVWFSKGLFNKNQNGGIIKSNTISEIVDIKIVNRYISDYKNYKKMIGVLKVGENEIEKYSNFLLKACEENINQYYHIPWIDHIAELKSYICDFGDKKVISINTIQDYYKAQEMFKYEVG